CATGCTATAGGTTGTTAGCAAAATGGGTGCAGGGCACAAACACTGATGACAAGCAgataaatatcaatattttttccttttactctgAATGCTTTTGATGGGCTGTACCTCTAATATGAAAAAGCATAACCTGCTTTAACCTTGTTCTTGAGTCTGAGGGGCAACTTTACTTAAAAAATTAACATTTAGTTGTATTCAGCATTAAAAATGTCCTTTTCAAGCCAGACATGTTACTCTACCTTTaactaaaaggaaataaaaatataattaggGTATTTCTGCATCGACCTTCCAATGGGTGCTGGTAAAGCCTAGCTGTCTGGAATTTGTATGGTGGCCTTAAGAGGTCAAATTCACTCAAGCTTAAGAAAAGACTAGCAGACAGAAAACCATTGCAAAAGCATACAAAATACAGCATAAGTTGAATAAAACATAacagaaataacaaaaaaatactgtaaaaggcatcaaaaaaacaaacaaaacaaaagtgaagTGTTTTTGGGGACACAGAAGTGACAAGCTAACAGTAACagtaaggctacgtccacactattGCGTTTTCGTTCCattttggcctcccgtccacactgagacgccgTTTTCGCTCATGAAAaacgcagcgttttgaaaacgcatacatttgaaaacggTGCTTTtgcgtcgcagtgtggacagcgaaaacggagactttctaaaacgaGGACGCATGTTACtcatatgatgcagtcatgtgaccaattaaactaagctAGCGgggggcattatacagcagttgttttgtttgctctcaattttgacagccctattaaagattaacatcagtctgtacatgctccagataacttttcttcaaattctttaactctcactcacttttgcaactttgtacttttgtgttactcgcagcaacaactccacctcattgttagtccatttaaaaaacttggTGCTTCTCCTCAACATTTTGCCGTGATGTTTCAAAGagctggaaagtaaataaacggcagacagaaatgaggcaggcggAATCTTCTTGCATTTCACGCATGCGCAATACTGGAATGTAAGCATTTTCGGccatttcaatgtggacgcacaactctgtgacaacgactgaaaacgctagtgtggacgtggagcgttttcagacaaaaacgctgttttcaaatctatctagtgtggacgtagcctaaatgTGTATTTTCAGTATTATATGTAACAAACCATGTTACTATGCATTGTTTTCCGCCTCACTGATGAACACTGCTTCTCTTAAACGTGTCTGTCTCACAGCAGTCCTTCTTTAACTTTGGTTTCTGTCACTTCTGCAGCTGGTCCATCATGTTATTGTGTCCCCACAAacacttcttttttgttttgagtttttaattATGACTTTTACAgcatttattttcaattttttgtgatttctgttctgttttattcaacttttgttGTACTTAGTgtgcttttgctgtgtttttctaCTTGCTGGAATTTTCACGAGTTGCAGTTCATTTGACCTCTCTGACCCACCGTAAATTTACCTTTAGAGACTATAATTCCACTGTAAGAAACCTCGGAGTGTTCCTGGATGGCTCTTTTAAACTCGAGAAACAGGTGTCCACTGTggtaaaaaacagcttttaccaGTTGCGTCAGATTTCCAAAGCAAAGCCGTTCCTTCCTTTAAAGGACCTTGAAAAGCTTATCCACGCATTTATTACATCCAgattggactactgtaactccctATACTCGGGCCTCCAACACTCCTCTCTTTGCCGGCTCCGGttaattcaaaatgcagctgcgcgTCTTTTAACAGGTACGAGAATTCATGAACACATAACTCCAATTTTAGCCAAattacattggctccctgttaaatatcgtatagattttaaaattcttttgttcacttttaatattttgaataatttagCGCCCAGTTATCTTTCTGATTTACTCCATTCATACAATCCCAACAGAGCACTTAGATCGTCCAACCACAGGCTCCTAGCACAACCTAGGACTCGAATGAAGTCGAGAGGCGACCGGGCCTTTGCATCCGTggcacccagactctggaataacctccccgTTCATATTCGCACTGCCGAgtctatccagtcttttaaattacgtcttaaaacttattttactttggcttttgattcTGTCTAGTTGGCTGTTTTAGCTTGTTGCGTTGTTACCTATTGTCTGTTGTcctcttttattgtttgttttaactgtctcatgtttttattgactgtgaagcactatggtcaacactgttgttttaatatgtgctatataaataaattttgatttgatttgatttataatTGTTCATGTATACATAAACACTTACAGCTGCCCTCTTACAAAAAACTTTAGAAGGCTGTAAAGATGTTAAAGTTGGGCCTTTTTAACATGGGGGTCTATGGGGGTTGACTCACTTTTGAAGCAAGCCTCAAGTGGCATTTGTGGTACTGCAGTTTTGGACTTTTCTGCTTTGAGTTCACTATAACTGGCTGGTTGATCAAGTCCAGTACAAGGAGGCAAGGGGATAACAATGTGCAGCTAATACATTCCTGAAGTGCCAAGAATTCATATTGATGGCGCCTCAAAGAATGTTCTTTTCAGCAGTTCAGGATGGGTGTCAGCCATCTTCTCCCAACTTCTCAAAAACAGGAAATCAAGGGGGGTACTGTGGCCATTTAATGACAAATGAAGAGCTCCCACTGTGTCCAGCTGTGACTTTCAAAAGCGTGGAGGAAGGCTTGGTGGATAACAGCTaaatggctgctgagtgacAAATCAAATGGTTGTTGCAGCTAAATCAAAAGACAGCGAGTTACAAAGTGCAGCCTGAGAATGCAAGTCCTGCCAAGAAACCTTTTTCATCATTATGCTGCCCTCTACGGGTCTTCTTCCTCCAGCCtccctcttttttcccccccccccccatccccaacacacacacacacacacacacatcatcatcatcacccctCCCCAGCACCACCAGCCCGCCTCCTCCACATTACCACAGCTTGCACCCCCCCCCTCTCCTCCCCTTCCTAAACCACCCCCCTTAAAGACTATTGCGCGCATTAAATTGCTTTTCATTTCCGTGCTGTGACAGTCTCTGAGATCGGGGGGGATTTATGCATTTTCACGAGTGACTTTCACTGCCATGCTACGGTAATTATTTCATAATACGTCCTTCGCTGCAGGGCACGGGCTGGTTTGCACCAACCAACCGAGATCAAGTTCCACTAGTTGACAACGCTGGGTGGAAAGATGAAGCGCGCGCGTACATAGGATATCCTATGAGCAGGAGcaacagaactgcagaaaacagaagaagaagaaggagaagaggaggaaaggGGGGGGGATCGGATTCTCGCATCCGAGGAGGCAACTGGAGGAACATTGATCTCCGGTCGATTTGGACGCACTGGCAATTGAAATAAAGAGACCTTGGGCAGATCTATACATAAACTGGTAGGAGCCGCACCGCTGGCAGCAGACAGGGGTGGGGGGGGATTCGTGCCTCTCTCTGAGCCGCTTCCTTCGTCAGTGCGCATGGATGAAAGTCACAGTTAAAATGCATGCGGCAAGTCCTGTCTGATGTGGGATTACCGCGTTTTTATTCGCCCCTCTCGCCTCCCGACCATGTTCCAACTTTGGTTTTGGCTCTTTTTCCGAGATGACACTGCTAATTTCAGTCGGCGCTGGGAGAGCACCGGAGCCCGTTTCGCCGCGCAGGCTGTCACATCATCGGCGTGAATGAGAACGTTACCCGCGCTCGTCCATGCCTGGTTTATGGAGCTAAACACCGCGGAGACttgacttgattttttttctttcctctttcttttcttttcttttcctcctttttcttttatttttttaaccatccgGCTGAAGGGCGGACAGTGAAATCACGAAATCCATGTTTTCACTGAGGCTGGGGGGAAAAGACCGGACACAGCCGTGATTGTCAGCATGTTTTGGCGTTTACCGGAATCAGCACGGTAAGAAAACCctgatttattttcttcccccccccccctttcttttgGTTTAACTGCTTGTCTCAGCTGAGACGTTATGCCTTTTTAacgtgttcttttttttattgggaggaggaggggtgagtgtgtatctgtgtgtgtgtgtgtgtgtgtgtgtgtgtgtgtgtgtgtggagggggggggggatctcTCCGTGGTGCTGAAACCTGCTTCCACCCTCAGTCACATTACTGAAGTTGATCCCGGATTTAAAGGTGCTTTTAAGAAAGGTGTCTGCGGCCGCTGTGCCAGTAACAAGCACAGAGCCCGCATTTCTGCGCTCCAGTTAGAGCATcccgtttttttaaaaaagcctgCTGCATCCGCACACGGATGCTCTGCAAAGACAAGGCGCGCTGATGCACTGGCGTTCCAAGTTATATCTCCATTATTTCCGTGAGCCTGGCTTTTagaaacaaatatttatttatttatttatttgaaatggtgttaaactgaaacatttcaaacattttgATTGACACCTCAGTGGTGGAGTAGGCTACCTGTGTGCGTGCGTTAAAATTGcgcttatttattttattttgatttttgggaggagggggggaATTTATGGAGCGATGTGTGGGCTTTTGTGCTCTTTTAAGGAACGCACACAGACCCAaatgtgtgcgtctgctgtgcacgcgcgtgtgtgtgcacgcgcgcGTCTGAggcggagagagagagggagagagaaagagagagagatctgTAACCTTCTATATAGCAGATGCCATACATAATACTTGATTATAGAATTATCTACTCCACGTCAAAATGTAGTTTGGATCAGAGATCCTCCGCGAGATTTGCCTTTGATCAACtcctctcctttctttcttttcaatctttcttttcttttttttcctcttttttccgcccgtgggcagcagcagcagaagaaggagaagaagaagaagaagaagggctGCGACTGTCGCCTTGTAGGCTCATATTCACATTTTCTATGGCAGGTCggatatatatatgtgtatccATTTTTCTAGAGATGAGGACTGTCTGCTTGTCCCTGTCGATTGGTATCAGGGAACcggcattttatttttattcgcACCGAGGACGGTTTTTAATCATAGCACAGGAataaacaccccccccccccccccacccacccccccgTCTTTCATCCTCATGTTGTGGAGGTGGAGAGAAGGGATCCGACAGTTTCCCCAAGTCGTCGGGTATGAGGGGTGAGTGAGGTATCTTTGTAGTTCGGAGATAGGAGTTCATCCTCGAGGTTTTAATGTGAGTTTGAATCGTCAaaggaaaagacaaacaaacaaacatttacacatacaaataataataataataataataataataataataataataacagagaCCGTAAATGCAACAATCACCCATCTCACAAGGAATGAGACTCGAGATTACCTGACAAGAAGTGTCGTTTGTCGTTTTTCCACTGTCATCTGTTAACAAATACTGGAATCTCCGAGTCTGCAAACGGTGGATGGCGatagcttcttctttttcttcttcttattctAACAAGATGGATTGGAATTCAGGCGAGCTATCAAAAAATGCGCAGTGACCGTCCAATAGCGGATActtgtgttactttaaatacaaCATTCTTTATGCATGTAGTTGTTAAACACGCAACTTGTTTTCTGCCACTTTCAAAATCAAAATGATGCCGACATAACACATCTGCATATTGGAAaaatatgtgtgcgtgtgtgtgtgtgtgtgcgtgtgtatgtgtgtgaatacaTCTAATGTTTGCTCTTTTAGGCTCTTCTGAGTGAGCAAATTTGCATTTCTGTAAATATTGCACCTGTGCCCATGATGTGTAAAACACAACTCGTCCTTTTCTCTCCCCTCCTTAGATGACACCTCATACTGGTACTGCACTTGAGTGAGCTGGGGCATCCTCTCCCAGGAAAAATGCATATCTGGATCCTAAAAATAATACTTCTGATTGCATCATCTCTGAGGCTGGTTGAGATGTATGACAATTATGGGGAGATCTGCCGAAACCTGTGCACGTGCGAGGAGAAGGAAGGGATCCTGACGGTGAGCTGCGAGAACCGGGGGATCATCAGGCTGACGGAGATCAGCCCTGTCCAGTACTCCATGTACCACCTCCTGCTCACGGGGAACCTCCTGAAGAAGCTGTCGGTCGATGATTTCATCAATTACACCGGGGTGACCATCCTGCACTTGGGGAACAATGATATCTCTGAGATAGAGTCGGGTGCCTTCAATGGACTCCAGGGATTAAAAAGGTTGCACCTGAATAACAACAAGATAGAAGTTCTGAGAGATGAAACCTTTAAAGGACTTGAGAGCTTGGAATACCTACAGATTGATTATAATTTCATCACAAACATAGAGTCCAACGCCCTGAGCAAACTACACCAACTAACAGTGATGATTCTGAACGACAACCTGCTCTCTGCCCTTCCTCCCAACATCTTCCGGAATGTCCCCCTTACGCACTTGGATCTGAGAGGGAACCGCTTAAAAATGTTCCCCTATATTGGCCTCCTAGAGCACATGGACAAAGTTGTGGAATTACAACTGGAGGAGAATCCGTGGAATTGCTCCTGCGAGCTCATTGCTCTGAAGGCTTGGCTGGAGAGTATAGCTTACACAGCTCTGGTGGGAGAAGTGGTGTGCGAGACGCCATTCAGGCTCCATGGAAGAGACCTGGATGAGGTGTCAAAGCAGGAACTCTGCCCACGAAGACCCCTAGAAGACACAGTCAGGCCTGCGCCGCCTAGCAGCACTAATGGATACTATCAGACCACACCAGCCGCTgtcacagcctctgccacctccTCGGCTGTTTTAAGGTCTTCTTCCAGGCCTACCAAGGGCACACGGCAATTGAACAGAACCAGGTTAAAGCCCACCTCCCGAATACCAGGCGGCAATCCATACAACTATGGCCCCATCATTGCTTTTCAGACCAAATCTCCTGTGCCTTTGGACTGCCCCACTGCTTGCACATGTAATCTGCAGATATCTGAAATTGGGTTAAATGTCAACTGCCAAGAGAGAAAGATTGAAAGCATTTCTGACCTAAAACCCAAGCCATACAATCCTAAAAAAATGTATCTCACTGGAAATTACATCCCTGTGGTGCGGAGATCAGATTTTGTCGACGCCACTGGATTGGATTTGCTTCACCTGGGAAACAACAGGATAACTCTGATCCACGACCGGGCTTTTGGGGATTTAACCAACCTGCGTAGGCTGTATTTGAATGGTAATCTCATGGACAGGCTCACAGGAGAAATGTTTTTTGGTTTGCAGAACTTACAATATCTTTATTTAGAGTACAACAAAATCAAGGAGGTCGATGCGGGCACTTTCCGCTATCTCCCTAATCTGCAGCTGCTTTTCCTGAACAACAACCTCCTGAAAACTTTACCTGTGGGCATCTTTTCCAGCCTCTCCCTGTCTAGGCTTAATCTGCGTAACAACCATTTCCAAAACCTCCCCGTGAGTGGTGTTTTGGATCAGCTCAAGCTGCTGTTGCAGATAGATCTGTTTGAGAACCCCTGGGAATGCTCCTGCGACATAGTGGGGATGAAGATATGGCTCGAGCAGCTCAGTGCAGGCACTGTGGTTAATGAGGTCGTGTGCAAGACGCCAAAACGCCACACAGGAATGGACCTGCGTTCTGTCCCGTCAGAGCAGCTCTGCCCAGATTACTCCGAAGCCTATGTCTCGCCAACTCCACCTACGGAGGAGCCCATGGACGAACACGTTGTCACCACAGGTGCTACTCGGAGGTTGGAACCCCCTGGCAGCACCGTCCCCCTCTCCGTCCTCATCCTCAGCCTCCTGCTTGTTTTCATCATGTCTGTCTTTGTGGCTGCGGGGCTCTTTGTTGTGGTCATGAAAAAGCGTAAAAAGTCACAGAGTGACCGTACTAGCACTAACAACTCCGACGTCAGCTCTTTTAACCTGCAGTACAGCCTCTACAGCAACCGCTCTGGACCTAAAGTTAAGGCCCCGGCTGGTCATGTATATGAATATATCCCCCATCCAATGGGCCATATGTGCAAAAATCCCATTTACAGGTCAAGGGAGGGGAACACAGTGGAGGATTACCGTGACCTCCATGAGCTCAAGGTCACATACAGGAGTACCCCAGATGATGAGAGGGACAGTAGTACGATGAGGAGCCCTTCATACAGTGTTAGCACCATCGAGCCACGTGAAAACCCTTCCCCTGTGCAGGATGCAGACCATTTCTTCAGAGGGATCCTTGAACCCGATAAGCAGTCACCCCACCAGTCCATCCCGTCAATCCCAGCAGGGGCCAATTTAGAGTACAAGTATACGGGTCCCGTGTCGTACACGTACAACCCAAATTTTGATGTCAGACGTCAGTTCTTGCACCCGGAGAGAATAAGAGAAACAGTGCTCTATGGCACAGCACCCAGTACTGTTTATGTCGAGCCCAACAGGAATGAGTATTTGGAGCTAAAAGCTAAACTGCAGTCTGAGCCTGATTACCTCGAAGTTCTTGAGAAACAGACCACCTTTAGCCAGTTCTGAGCAACAGAGTCGTGAGCATAATGAAGCATTTTCTCTCTCGACCCTCCTTGAAACAGTGGCTCAGTTTCTAGGGTGCCTTggcacaaatacaaacaagcGAAAGAGAAAGAGTTGAAACGGGGTGTGCCGAACAATCTTATTCTTATTTCAGAAACATGACATTACAGGAATGGATACAGCTTTCTCGAGACATGGATGAACAAAATTGCTTAACTGATGATGCAAAATCTATTTTTCTATGGTGAAGATTGaataacacacaaaaatgtAAGTGTACAGGTAAATCTTACCCAACTTCATTTTCAGGAATATAACCATACATACGATATATTGTgaatcagaaaaagaaatgtttataAAAATCACACCTGGAcatacaagaaaaaacaaacaaacaacaaaaaaaaaaaaccccaacacatTGTACAGCAGATCATCAAAACTGTGTAGGACTATTTTCTGCTGTAGTCTGTAAGTAAGTATTTATTGATATAATCTGCCATGTCTTTTCAAAACTTTTGATTCTTCATCAGTATTACCTGTGTCATCATACTCCATCATCCTCCGGAAAAAGGCTTATGTTTCTAGTTTCATTTACTGTAGCTCTGCATTGTAAAAgtggcttttctttttcctttttccttttttgtttttcttttcttttgtttctcggAAAGTGGCACACCCCAATGTCCAAAACAGACTGCGTCATTTgaagaagatgaaaaaaaaaaaagaagaagtgtcTTTGTATGCTTTCTGCACTTTTTGGAAATGGAAGGCAAGTTAGCCTTCAATGAGCTCTCATAAAGGAGATTAttatattaaaaatgaatatgGCTATTCATTCTTAATATGTAGGATTGATATGTTATCAAAACAAAAATTCATAAATGATATTTGAAGTATTAATTATGTTGTGTAATACTGGCATTTTAATCAATGTAACACCTATTTTTATACGAGCATTGGCAAATTCTCTATCGATTAtgggtttcttttgttttgattgCTTTGCACTTATTGCACTATATTGACCAAACTATGTTATTGTCATCAAATAAACATGATGTCAGGTTCATATAATGTGCTTATGCGGAAACTGAAGGTGGAATGAGGCCATTTGGGTTTTTGGTTCAGCATGTGGGTTTTAGATGTGAAATCAAGAGAGTTTTCCAATAGCTAAAAGTTGTTTTATGCCATAATCAGTTAACAATATATCGGCTGACCAGATCAGACTATGGTGGGCACTCAGTTAAAGAAGATAAAGACAGTGTATACGTGCTCCACTTAAAGTGGAGGTTGCGTCGTCAGTGAGAATTGAAATCAATGGGTATTAATCAATGACCATTATGTAAGGCTGGCCTTCTGCAATTATACCGCGACAACATAATCCAGATTGTCGTCTGTCAATGGATGAGCAGGTGTTTTATATAAACATCATTTAACATCTTCGCAAAGTCAGCGGGTATGAAACATAAAGATGTGCTGGATTATGTTTTTGGTGTCGAAACGTAATAGGTTTGTTTGATATGCAAACAGTTTTGTAAGTCAAGAAGTTtaaaaatataagaaaacatgttcaaaatctgctttttttctCCGGTCTTTCAAGTGCTTGTTTGTTAATTGACTTTTCACTTGACCCACTTAAATTCAATATGCAAAGTAGATCTATAAAAATGCAGAGGATGCACTGTGCCACCATTTTCAGTGTGCAGCAAGCGTCACCATTTAGGAATTCAGTGTTCCAGAACTGAGATGGGCACGGATCTTTCTGGAGAGGAATCAAAAGAATggaagaagtgtgtgtgtgtctgtctgtgtgtgtgtgtggcggggGTGGCGGGTGGCTGTGCCACATCAGACACCTTAATGCGACACTTAATTCTGACCTCAAAAGGAATAACTAtgaatttatattattttaatcaGCTTTTTCCCTCTAGAAAACGTCTATTTTACGGTATTTAACTGTACTGAGTTTTCTATGCGGTGCCAGCTGCCTTTTCTCAatgacaaaaaagggaaaaaatccaaTGCTCTGGGTCCTCTTCTTTTGTTGGAGCTTTTCATAGAAGCCCAGAATGAGAACAGAAGGCACCATTTGGGAGATGAGGAGTCCTGGAACTGAGTGTAACTGTGGATGTG
The window above is part of the Maylandia zebra isolate NMK-2024a linkage group LG23, Mzebra_GT3a, whole genome shotgun sequence genome. Proteins encoded here:
- the slitrk5 gene encoding SLIT and NTRK-like protein 5, translated to MHIWILKIILLIASSLRLVEMYDNYGEICRNLCTCEEKEGILTVSCENRGIIRLTEISPVQYSMYHLLLTGNLLKKLSVDDFINYTGVTILHLGNNDISEIESGAFNGLQGLKRLHLNNNKIEVLRDETFKGLESLEYLQIDYNFITNIESNALSKLHQLTVMILNDNLLSALPPNIFRNVPLTHLDLRGNRLKMFPYIGLLEHMDKVVELQLEENPWNCSCELIALKAWLESIAYTALVGEVVCETPFRLHGRDLDEVSKQELCPRRPLEDTVRPAPPSSTNGYYQTTPAAVTASATSSAVLRSSSRPTKGTRQLNRTRLKPTSRIPGGNPYNYGPIIAFQTKSPVPLDCPTACTCNLQISEIGLNVNCQERKIESISDLKPKPYNPKKMYLTGNYIPVVRRSDFVDATGLDLLHLGNNRITLIHDRAFGDLTNLRRLYLNGNLMDRLTGEMFFGLQNLQYLYLEYNKIKEVDAGTFRYLPNLQLLFLNNNLLKTLPVGIFSSLSLSRLNLRNNHFQNLPVSGVLDQLKLLLQIDLFENPWECSCDIVGMKIWLEQLSAGTVVNEVVCKTPKRHTGMDLRSVPSEQLCPDYSEAYVSPTPPTEEPMDEHVVTTGATRRLEPPGSTVPLSVLILSLLLVFIMSVFVAAGLFVVVMKKRKKSQSDRTSTNNSDVSSFNLQYSLYSNRSGPKVKAPAGHVYEYIPHPMGHMCKNPIYRSREGNTVEDYRDLHELKVTYRSTPDDERDSSTMRSPSYSVSTIEPRENPSPVQDADHFFRGILEPDKQSPHQSIPSIPAGANLEYKYTGPVSYTYNPNFDVRRQFLHPERIRETVLYGTAPSTVYVEPNRNEYLELKAKLQSEPDYLEVLEKQTTFSQF